One genomic window of Cricetulus griseus strain 17A/GY chromosome 3, alternate assembly CriGri-PICRH-1.0, whole genome shotgun sequence includes the following:
- the LOC100761705 gene encoding putative olfactory receptor 14L1, with protein sequence MTEMLNNITDYMEFLLMGYPDGQVLQTLCTTLFFLTYLGALVGNFLIIALITIDQHLQTPMYFFLKNLSLIDICYISVTVPKSITNSVTNTHSISFLGCVLQVFFVIFLAGTEFALLLVMSYDRYAAICFPLHYEAIINRGACVQMVVAAWLSGCIYGSLHTIGTFSVNFCGPNVVHQFFCDIPSLLRLACFGDQILEFVFIITSCCFAFICFTLMVISYVHIFTIILRIPSIQGRFKIFSTCIPHLTVVTLFLSSGFVAYLGSTAKSPSSLNLFMSVFYSLLPPSLNPVIYSLRNSDVKMALCNIFGDKMTTSL encoded by the coding sequence ATGACTGAGATGCTAAACAACATAACAGACTACATGGAATTCTTACTCATGGGATACCCAGATGGGCAAGTGCTGCAGACCCTGTGTACCACACTTTTCTTCTTGACTTACTTAGGAGCACTAGTGGGAAACTTCCTCATTATCGCCCTCATCACTATAGACCAGCATCTACAGACCCCTATGTATTTCTTTCTGAAGAATTTGTCCCTGATTGATATCTGTTACATTTCTGTCACTGTTCCCAAATCCATCACGAACTCTGTGACGAACACACATTCTATCTCCTTCCTGGGATGTGTTTTACaggttttctttgttatatttttggCAGGGACAGAGTTTGCCTTGCTTTTGGTGATGTCCTATGACCGCTATGCTGCCATTTGCTTCCCTCTACACTATGAGGCCATCATTAATAGAGGTGCCTGTGTTCAGATGGTGGTGGcagcatggctcagtgggtgtaTCTATGGGTCCCTCCACACCATAGGAACATTCTCTGTCAATTTCTGTGGTCCAAATGTAGTGCATCAATTCTTCTGTGATATTCCATCACTTCTCAGACTTGCTTGTTTTGGAGACCAAATTCTAGAATTTGTGTTTATCATTACTAgctgttgttttgctttcataTGTTTTACATTGATGGTTATTTCCTATGTTCACATTTTCACTATTATCCTAAGAATTCCTTCTATACAAGggagatttaaaattttctccaCGTGCATACCCCATCTTACTGTAGTGACCTTATTTCTGTCTTCTGGATTTGTTGCATACTTAGGCTCAACAGCAAAATCTCCATCATCACTGAATCTCTTTATGTCAGTGTTCTACTCTCTGTTACCTCCAAGCCTGAATCCTGTGATTTATAGTTTGAGAAATTCAGATGTAAAAATGGCCCTGTGCAACATTTTTGGTGATAAGATGACCACAAGTCTCTAA
- the LOC100761417 gene encoding olfactory receptor 12, translating to MTNFTHVSEFVLLGFKGGPWIQMVLFLIFLVLYVIAVVGNFGMIVIIKIDAHLHTPMYAFLQSLSFLDICYSSTIAPRALINCLKQDHTISFGGCAAQFFFLSFFGTTEAFLLAAMAYDRFIAICNPLLYSASMSHWVCGLLVSGSYSWGAVNAVTQTTMTFTLFFCGSNEINDFFCDVLPLLTLSCSETFINQLVLLGLCGSIIISTFLTVFVSYIYIISTIMKIRTVQGRQKAFSTCASHLIGVCLFFGTVFFMYAQPSAVSSMEQSKVVSIFYTIVIPMLNPLIYSLRNKDVKQALIRSKQRFST from the coding sequence ATGACAAATTTTACACATGTCTCAGAGTTTGTTCTACTTGGATTCAAAGGGGGCCCTTGGATACAAATGGTgctatttctgattttcttagttTTGTATGTTATAGCAGTGGTGGGAAATTTTGGCATGATTGTAATTATTAAGATAGATGCACACCTGCACACTCCAATGTATGCCTTCCTCCAAAGCCTTTCCTTTTTGGACATCTGCTATTCTTCCACAATTGCTCCTAGAGCTCTGATAAACTGCTTGAAACAGGACCACACAATATCATTTGGTGGGTGTGCTgcacaattcttttttttgtctttttttggtaCTACAGAAGCTTTTCTCCTGGctgccatggcctatgaccgcttcATTGCCATCTGTAATCCTCTTCTCTACTCTGCGAGTATGTCTcactgggtctgtggattattaGTGTCAGGGTCCTACTCATGGGGTGCAGTGAATGCTGTCACTCAAACCACAATGACCTTCACTTTGTTCTTTTGTGGGTCCAATGAAATCAATGACTTCTTCTGTGATGTCCTACCACTATTAACCCTCTCCTGTTCAGAAACATTTATAAATCAGCTGGTTCTTCTTGGTTTATGTGGTTCCATTATCATCAGTACCTTCTTGACTGTTTTTGTTTCATACATCTATATCATCTCAACAATAATGAAGATCCGCACAGTGCAGGGACGCCAGAAAGCCTTCTCTACATGTGCCTCCCATCTAATTGGTGTGTGCTTGTTTTTTGGTACTGTTTTCTTCATGTATGCACAGCCCAGTGCTGTCTCTTCCATGGAGCAGAGCAAAGTGGTGTCTATCTTCTACACTATTGTCATTCCTATGTTGAACCCCCTCATATACAGTCTGAGGAACAAAGATGTCAAGCAAGCTCTGATAAGAAGCAAACAGCGATTCTCCACCTGA